A single Rhinolophus ferrumequinum isolate MPI-CBG mRhiFer1 chromosome 12, mRhiFer1_v1.p, whole genome shotgun sequence DNA region contains:
- the HRCT1 gene encoding histidine-rich carboxyl terminus protein 1 — MLGLLGTTTLVGLITVTAVAVLLLLLLLATCLHGGQWDNDVERNHPAVRRNRVRRIQPWLFRGRGHLGHFHHPHLPGHVSHMHHAGLQHHHLHHHRHLQAHHQAHRGHR, encoded by the coding sequence ATGCTAGGCCTCCTGGGGACCACGACTCTCGTGGGCTTGATCACAGTCACTGCTGTGGCTgttctgttgctgctgctgctactggcCACCTGCCTGCACGGTGGACAGTGGGACAATGACGTGGAGAGAAACCATCCAGCTGTAAGGAGAAACCGAGTCCGGAGGATCCAGCCTTGGCTCTTCCGGGGCCGGGGCCACCTGGGACACTTTCACCATCCCCATCTTCCTGGCCATGTGTCTCACATGCACCATGCAGGCCTCCAACACCACCACCTGCACCACCACCGCCACCTCCAAGCCCACCACCAGGCCCACCGAGGTCACCGCTGA
- the SPAAR gene encoding small regulatory polypeptide of amino acid response, whose product METAVIGMVAVLFVVTLAITCILCCFSCDSRTQNPQGGPGHSFTVATFRQEAFLFTGPARHTQPVASARDFWTFM is encoded by the coding sequence ATGGAAACGGCAGTGATTGGCATGGTGGCAGTGCTGTTTGTGGTCACCCTGGCCATCACCTGCATCCTCTGCTGCTTCAGCTGTGACTCAAGGACCCAGAATCCTCAGGGGGGCCCGGGCCACAGCTTCACAGTGGCCACGTTTCGCCAGGAGGCTTTTCTCTTCACAGGGCCAGCTCGTCACACCCAGCCAGTGGCCAGTGCCCGGGACTTCTGGACCTTCATGTGA
- the LOC117031538 gene encoding olfactory receptor 13C7, whose translation MGKANQTAVTEYVLLGLQEHRNLETVLLLLCLGVYSVNVLGNALLIGLNVLDPRLHRPMYFFLSNLSLMDICGSSSFVPLMLVNFLKAQRTISFPGCALQMYLTLALGSTECLLLAVMAYDRYVAICQPLRYPELMSGQTCVWMAVLSWGAGFANSLLQSILTWRAPFCGHSVINHFFCEILAVLKLACGDISLNALFLVVATAVLSLAPFLLICVSYVFILATILRVPSAAGWHKAFSTCSAHLAVVVVFYGTISFMYFKPKAKDPNLDKIIALFYGVVTPSLNPIIYSLRNAEVKAAATALLRGYLLSRKMPHLCRCSPPFQAGQAKLYRGNDFKISVA comes from the coding sequence ATGGGTAAGGCCAACCAGACAGCAGTGACGGAGTATGTCCTGCTGGGACTACAGGAGCACCGTAACCTAGAGACGGTCCTGCTTCTGCTCTGCCTGGGTGTCTACTCCGTGAATGTGCTGGGGAATGCCCTCCTCATAGGGCTGAACGTGCTGGACCCCCGCCTGCACAGACCCATGTACTTCTTTCTCAGCAACCTCTCCCTCATGGACATCTGTGGCTCGTCCTCCTTCGTGCCTCTCATGCTGGTCAACTTCCTCAAAGCCCAAAGGACCATCTCCTTCCCTGGCTGTGCCCTGCAGATGTACCTGACCCTGGCGCTAGGCTCCACAGAGTGCCTGCTCTTGGCTGTGATGGCCTATGACCGTTATGTGGCTATCTGCCAGCCGCTTAGGTACCCAGAGCTCATGAGTGGGCAGACGTGCGTGTGGATGGCAGTGCTAAGCTGGGGGGCAGGCTTTGCCAACTCACTGCTGCAGTCCATTCTCACCTGGAGAGCCCCCTTCTGTGGCCACAGTGTCATCAATCACTTCTTCTGTGAGATCTTGGCAGTGCTGAAACTGGCCTGTGGGGACATCTCTCTCAATGCGCTGTTCTTGGTGGTGGCCACAGCTGTCCTGTCGCTGGCCCCATTCCTGCTCATCTGCGTGTCCTACGTTTTCATCCTGGCTACCATCCTGAGGGTGCCCTCTGCTGCAGGCTGGCACAAAGCCTTCTCCACCTGCTCTGCCCACCTTGCAGTGGTGGTCGTTTTCTATGGGACCATCTCCTTCATGTACTTCAAGCCCAAGGCCAAGGACCCTAACTTGGATAAGATTATTGCACTGTTCTATGGGGTCGTGACCCCCTCACTGAACCCCATCATCTACAGCCTGAGAAATGCAGAGGTGAAAGCTGCTGCCACAGCCCTGCTGAGGGGATATCTGCTCTCCAGGAAAATGCCCCACTTGTGCCGCTGCTCTCCACCCTTCCAGGCAGGACAGGCTAAGTTATATCGTGGCAATGACTTCAAAATTTCAGTGGCGTAA
- the LOC117032334 gene encoding olfactory receptor 13J1-like, translating to MEPVNRTEVPEFFLKGFSGYPALERFLFPLCSAMYLVTLLGNTAIVTVSVLDVRLHTPMYFFLGNLSILDICYTSTFVPLMLAHLLSARKTISFIGCAIQMCLSLSTGSTECLLLAIMAYDRYLAICQPLRYPVLMSYRLCFWLAGAAWLLCLFKSVTETVIAMRLPFCGRHVVSHFTCEILAVLKLACGDTSVSEALLLVGAILLLPVPLAFICLSYTFILATILRVPSAAGRRKAFSTCSAHLAVVLLFYGTVIFMYMKPTSKEAPVSDEVFTVLYAVVVPMLNPVIYSLRNKEVKEAARKLWDRRQNKEGGLYA from the coding sequence ATGGAGCCGGTCAACAGGACAGAGGTACCTGAGTTCTTTCTGAAAGGATTTTCTGGTTACCCAGCCCTGGAGCGCTTTCTGTTCCCTTTGTGCTCAGCCATGTACCTGGTGACCCTGCTGGGGAACACGGCCATCGTGACGGTGAGTGTGCTGGATGTGCGCCtgcacacgcccatgtacttcttcctgggCAACCTCTCCATCCTGGACATCTGCTACACGTCTACCTTTGTGCCCCTGATGCTGGCCCATCTCCTGTCAGCCAGGAAGACCATCTCCTTCATTGGCTGTGCAATCCAGATGTGTCTGAGCCTGTCCACGGGCTCCACGGAGTGTCTGCTGCTCGCCATCATGGCCTACGATCGCTACCTGGCCATTTGCCAGCCCCTCAGGTACCCAGTGCTCATGAGCTACCGGCTCTGCTTCTGGCTGGCAGGAGCCGCCTGGCTCCTCTGTCTCTTCAAATCGGTGACGGAGACAGTCATCGCCATGAGGCTGCCATTCTGTGGCCGCCATGTGGTCAGTCACTTCACCTGCGAGATCCTGGCAGTGCTGAAGCTGGCGTGCGGTGACACGTCCGTCAGCGAGGCTCTCCTGCTGGTGGGCGCCATCCTGCTGCTGCCCGTGCCCCTGGCATTCATCTGCCTGTCCTACACATTCATCCTGGCCACCATCCTGAGGGTGCCCTCAGCCGCTGGGCGCCGCAAAGCCTTCTCCACCTGCTCGGCGCACCTGGCGGTGGTGCTGCTTTTCTACGGCACTGTCATCTTCATGTATATGAAACCCACCAGCAAGGAGGCCCCTGTCTCCGACGAGGTCTTCACAGTCCTCTATGCCGTGGTGGTGCCCATGCTGAACCCTGTCATCTACAGCCTACGGAACAAGGAGGTGAAGGAGGCAGCCAGGAAGCTGTGGGACAGGAGACAGAACAAGGAGGGAGGCCTCTATGCCTAA